One window from the genome of Elaeis guineensis isolate ETL-2024a chromosome 5, EG11, whole genome shotgun sequence encodes:
- the LOC105046026 gene encoding LOW QUALITY PROTEIN: uncharacterized protein (The sequence of the model RefSeq protein was modified relative to this genomic sequence to represent the inferred CDS: inserted 1 base in 1 codon) — MAKIRIEVCVISARGLHRSSPFLKPQWFAVGWIDPNNKYCTKIDNSGSSNPTWKTKFSISIDDTNSNLQGLSLTIEVYRREPIFLRESLQGTAVVQLREFLAKFYKDAEPSRSGIEETGSFQLRKRNSGKPQGFVDISLRIMEQRGGVTSHPGLVEESMYSDHASGITLATEDGPVIAFPAQPQQPPLGQFGGHSQNNYPYGHPMPPPXNHPYPSESGTGYHRPPTPPPPPPPSNTGFLPPLFPGTSHMPENYVNVPPSGPAGRSSGPGFGMGLGAGALAAGAVIFGDDFMSSANIPAGFESGSLIVSTDPPF; from the exons ATGGCAAAAATTCGCATCGAGGTTTGCGTGATCTCTGCTCGTGGCCTCCATCGATCATCACCTTTCTTGAAGCCCCAGTGGTTTGCCGTCGGGTGGATCGATCCGAACAATAAGTACTGCACAAAGATAGACAATTCTGGGAGCTCAAACCCAACATGGAAAACCAAATTCTCAATATCCATTGATGACACAAACTCCAATCTGCAAGGCTTGTCTTTGACCATAGAAGTGTACAGAAGAGAACCTATTTTCCTAAGGGAAAGTTTACAAGGAACTGCAGTTGTACAGCTGAGGGAATTCCTGGCCAAGTTCTATAAAGATGCAGAGCCATCAAGATCGGGAATTGAGGAGACTGGAAGTTTCCAACTAAGGAAGCGGAATTCTGGCAAGCCACAAGGATTTGTTGACATCTCTCTTCGCATCATGGAGCAAAGGGGGGGTGTAACTTCTCACCCAG GTCTGGTTGAAGAATCCATGTACTCAGATCATGCGAGTGGAATCACACTGGCCACAGAAGATGGCCCTGTGATAGCTTTCCCAGCCCAACCTCAGCAACCTCCCCTTGGCCAGTTTGGAGGTCACAGCCAAAACAACTATCCTTACGGCCATCCAATGCCCCCCC TGAACCACCCATACCCTTCAGAATCAGGAACAGGGTACCACCGGCCTCCAACTCCACCACCACCTCCACCACCCTCGAATACCGGCTTCCTGCCACCATTATTCCCGGGAACAAGCCACATGCCCGAGAACTATGTGAATGTCCCACCTTCAGGACCTGCAGGGCGCAGCAGTGGACCAGGTTTTGGAATGGGGCTTGGTGCAGGGGCATTGGCTGCTGGGGCTGTGATATTTGGTGATGACTTCATGTCAAGCGCGAATATTCCAGCAGGCTTCGAAAGCGGCAGCCTCATTGTTTCTACAGATCCTCCCTTCTAA